In one window of Poriferisphaera corsica DNA:
- a CDS encoding PSP1 domain-containing protein, translating into MAGSIVPLPVMLEDEERKRHEKTELPKSVVVRYGFQKKIAELTYDGVARPGCGSKLVIRTDRGTELATLLTTTCPNSGCGSSVSRQQMLDYIEMSGGKEYPFTNKGKVLRIATVEDLNTQNEMDSGKIAAMKEARGYIKELDMEMQLVDVEYLLGGERVIFYYVAEDWVDFRELVKKLAGTMQTRIEMCQVNSREEARLVADYEKCGQHCCCKQFLKVLKPVSMRAAKVQKATLDPQKISGRCGRLMCCLRYEDKTYSELKKNLPARKSLVETEDGIGVVWNTQILTQLALVKIGINPPSAYPVEQCRVLDKEEAKEWREAEKEREEMRWKEHSKAAERKKSRRFEDKKDGERGGRRSRGDREAGKTRGSGEDRRPSRQRRDENKGESGERSGTSRRERSDRRDRGGRKRDEDRKVSRRDANAKGEDGVGEKVERNEEGTRPKRRRTRRRPNKKSDGGGERVRRPRGEGGERSKGGEKNEGGGERKRRPRGGRRRRGGGEGEGKEGGGGDKPSGGE; encoded by the coding sequence ATGGCTGGAAGCATAGTGCCTTTGCCGGTGATGTTGGAAGACGAAGAGCGGAAACGCCATGAGAAGACGGAGCTGCCAAAGTCGGTGGTGGTTAGATATGGATTTCAAAAGAAAATCGCAGAGCTGACGTATGACGGTGTAGCGCGTCCGGGCTGTGGTTCTAAGCTCGTGATCAGGACAGATCGGGGTACGGAATTGGCAACGCTGCTGACGACGACATGCCCGAACAGCGGGTGTGGATCTTCGGTGAGTCGACAGCAGATGCTGGACTATATCGAGATGTCGGGTGGAAAAGAGTACCCATTTACGAATAAGGGAAAGGTGCTGCGGATTGCGACGGTGGAGGATCTGAATACGCAGAATGAGATGGATTCGGGGAAGATCGCAGCGATGAAGGAAGCTAGGGGGTATATCAAAGAGCTGGACATGGAGATGCAGCTAGTTGATGTGGAGTATCTTTTGGGCGGTGAGCGAGTGATTTTCTACTACGTGGCTGAGGATTGGGTGGACTTTCGGGAGCTTGTGAAGAAGCTGGCGGGGACGATGCAGACACGGATTGAGATGTGTCAGGTAAATTCTCGTGAGGAGGCGCGGCTGGTTGCGGATTATGAGAAGTGTGGGCAGCATTGTTGTTGTAAGCAGTTCTTGAAGGTGCTGAAGCCGGTGTCGATGCGTGCGGCGAAGGTGCAGAAAGCGACATTGGATCCTCAGAAGATTTCGGGACGTTGTGGCCGGTTAATGTGTTGTTTGCGGTATGAGGACAAGACGTATAGTGAATTAAAGAAGAATCTGCCGGCACGTAAAAGTTTGGTGGAGACTGAGGATGGGATTGGTGTGGTTTGGAATACGCAGATTTTGACGCAATTAGCGTTGGTTAAAATTGGGATCAATCCGCCATCGGCTTATCCTGTAGAGCAGTGTAGGGTGCTGGATAAGGAAGAAGCAAAGGAATGGCGCGAGGCTGAGAAAGAGCGGGAGGAGATGCGTTGGAAGGAACATTCAAAAGCTGCGGAGCGAAAGAAGAGTCGGCGATTTGAGGACAAGAAAGATGGGGAACGTGGAGGAAGACGGTCTCGTGGAGATCGAGAGGCTGGCAAGACGAGAGGGAGTGGTGAGGATCGGCGACCATCGCGTCAGCGTCGCGATGAAAACAAGGGGGAAAGCGGGGAGCGAAGCGGAACGAGCAGGCGAGAGCGAAGCGATCGTCGTGATCGTGGGGGAAGAAAGCGTGATGAAGATCGGAAGGTATCGAGAAGGGATGCGAATGCGAAGGGTGAGGACGGAGTTGGTGAGAAGGTTGAGAGGAATGAAGAAGGGACGAGGCCGAAGCGTCGCAGAACGCGAAGGCGACCGAATAAGAAAAGTGATGGTGGCGGTGAACGTGTAAGGCGCCCGCGTGGTGAGGGTGGAGAGAGGAGTAAGGGAGGAGAAAAGAATGAGGGTGGAGGTGAGCGTAAGCGACGACCGCGTGGTGGCCGGAGAAGAAGAGGTGGTGGTGAAGGGGAAGGTAAAGAGGGTGGGGGAGGCGATAAACCGAGCGGAGGCGAGTAA
- the rsgA gene encoding ribosome small subunit-dependent GTPase A has protein sequence MSHIELLTRLGWDDHFAGEAERLGFDMAEIARVSGVRRKGFVVRRGDESWMVKAAGRLKRAKFYPVAGDWVVVNQKNVITDVLPRRNALSRGAAGVSRKEGGPAVEEQVMASNLDAVLIVCGLDGDFNLRRIERYQTLIYNCELKAVIVLTKADLQAKRDEMVKEVMDVVGGTGGVEVHVVGMDDEVGMDGVRRHLNAGETITMIGSSGAGKSTLINRLLGEELQVTGAVSDAVGKGKHTTTKRDLIMMPNGGMVIDNPGIREVAFWGDEGGVDATFPEIDDVAGMCKFGDCSHTHEPGCAVRAGVESGEIKQERLESYLKMRGEMSRLAERQEKGVNRAEKERLKGLSIKIRDVQMRKGGKRR, from the coding sequence ATGAGTCATATTGAATTGTTGACGCGATTGGGGTGGGACGATCATTTTGCAGGGGAGGCAGAACGGTTGGGTTTTGATATGGCTGAGATTGCGCGGGTGAGTGGTGTGAGGCGGAAGGGATTTGTGGTGAGGCGGGGAGATGAGAGTTGGATGGTGAAGGCTGCGGGGCGATTGAAGCGTGCGAAGTTTTACCCAGTGGCAGGTGATTGGGTGGTTGTGAATCAGAAGAATGTGATTACGGATGTGCTGCCGCGGCGGAATGCGCTATCGCGTGGTGCGGCAGGGGTGAGTCGGAAGGAAGGGGGGCCTGCGGTTGAAGAACAGGTGATGGCGTCGAATTTGGATGCGGTGCTGATTGTGTGTGGTTTGGATGGCGATTTTAATCTGCGAAGGATCGAGCGGTACCAGACGCTGATTTATAACTGTGAACTGAAGGCTGTGATTGTACTGACGAAGGCGGATTTGCAGGCGAAGCGTGATGAGATGGTGAAAGAAGTGATGGATGTGGTGGGAGGGACGGGTGGGGTTGAGGTGCATGTTGTTGGGATGGACGATGAGGTTGGGATGGATGGCGTGCGGAGGCATTTGAATGCTGGGGAGACGATTACGATGATCGGTTCGTCGGGGGCAGGGAAGTCGACGCTGATTAATCGGCTGCTGGGTGAGGAATTGCAGGTGACGGGAGCGGTGAGTGATGCGGTGGGCAAGGGAAAGCATACGACGACAAAAAGGGATCTGATCATGATGCCAAACGGGGGGATGGTGATTGATAATCCGGGGATCCGGGAAGTGGCGTTTTGGGGGGATGAAGGGGGAGTGGACGCGACCTTTCCGGAGATTGATGATGTGGCAGGGATGTGTAAATTTGGGGATTGCAGTCATACGCATGAACCGGGGTGTGCTGTGCGAGCGGGGGTTGAATCTGGGGAGATTAAGCAGGAGCGACTGGAGAGTTATTTGAAGATGCGGGGGGAAATGTCACGATTGGCGGAGCGGCAGGAGAAAGGTGTGAATCGGGCTGAAAAGGAGCGATTGAAGGGACTTTCGATCAAGATTCGGGATGTGCAGATGCGAAAAGGTGGGAAACGGCGGTAG
- a CDS encoding HU family DNA-binding protein, which yields MAKKKATKKKAAKKKVAKKVTKKKVVKKAAPKARAGVKPPTKSELFTSIAEATDLSKKDVSNVFECMQALVGANLKKHGTFTIPGMAKMIVKKKPATKARKGINPFTGEEMMFKAKPASKQVKIRPLKNLKEMVS from the coding sequence ATGGCTAAGAAGAAAGCTACCAAAAAGAAAGCTGCAAAGAAGAAAGTCGCTAAGAAAGTGACCAAGAAGAAAGTCGTTAAGAAAGCTGCACCAAAAGCACGCGCTGGCGTCAAACCTCCAACCAAGAGCGAACTGTTCACTTCTATCGCTGAAGCAACCGATCTCTCCAAGAAAGACGTCTCAAACGTCTTCGAATGCATGCAAGCACTTGTCGGCGCCAACCTCAAGAAGCACGGCACCTTCACCATCCCTGGCATGGCTAAGATGATCGTCAAGAAGAAGCCTGCAACCAAAGCACGCAAGGGTATCAACCCATTCACCGGCGAAGAAATGATGTTCAAAGCGAAGCCAGCCTCCAAGCAGGTCAAAATTCGCCCACTCAAGAACCTCAAGGAAATGGTCAGCTAA
- a CDS encoding tetratricopeptide repeat protein has protein sequence MRRFALARDVKKLVILVAVIVAIGALGVDWARGEGQRGEARREAFDAFVRDYGQELKLNEARRGRFRVMYQEKLSDKREEIEAWLVKVDERDRGDRVEAAVLAKDLDQITAMIDGLVGGHHAETVAKSSSADFLKKLLGVNGTLSFVEGEVVFAIVDRNDVFKYVQKGGAVPGVSIDPETGRGKVEVSFKVGSETGQQVIDGVEMVVPVETGGGVRQGERKDLVDAFEGLTLLLFGGEEEDRGIGRGVAIHEIAELAIIRRLNAQPLHSRWFTDGMAEVVTWLVLRDVYGEEMAQQWERDTELFGDMLSEVDLLRWEKKGAQIETKIETISRLGQARYAFAGEEFRRLVDVYGEDVIKQIIGNAVEMGEQRQATDTSLVAAVEDVDPGFGERMKRYMKYEGGQEAMIKGYWAELLEARKDERWDEAVAAFMHLKEQRDEVVLDDYAKLAELMRNGGRGQEAEQGMLKLLKGVKGEKNKANVGRILIRFYLQNNENGKAAELSDLVLTVYPDDEVALLGRVLKMMRLNKYNQAILTAERLKRVAKPDSRAYEIAESAEIWIHENVGLVNQR, from the coding sequence ATGAGGCGTTTTGCGCTGGCAAGAGATGTGAAAAAATTGGTGATTTTGGTTGCGGTGATTGTCGCGATTGGGGCTTTGGGTGTGGATTGGGCACGGGGTGAAGGGCAGCGAGGAGAGGCTAGACGGGAAGCATTTGACGCGTTTGTTCGTGATTATGGTCAAGAGTTGAAGTTGAACGAAGCTAGGCGTGGCCGATTTCGCGTGATGTATCAAGAAAAGCTATCGGATAAGCGTGAAGAAATTGAAGCTTGGCTGGTGAAGGTTGATGAGCGGGATCGTGGGGATCGTGTTGAGGCGGCCGTTTTAGCGAAGGATTTAGATCAGATTACTGCGATGATTGATGGGCTTGTGGGTGGTCATCATGCGGAGACGGTGGCGAAAAGTTCGTCGGCCGATTTTTTGAAAAAGTTGTTAGGTGTTAATGGTACGCTGAGCTTTGTTGAAGGTGAGGTGGTGTTTGCGATTGTCGATCGGAACGATGTATTTAAGTATGTGCAAAAGGGTGGTGCAGTGCCGGGCGTGAGCATTGATCCGGAGACAGGTAGAGGCAAGGTGGAAGTGTCGTTTAAAGTTGGGTCGGAAACGGGACAGCAGGTGATTGACGGGGTTGAGATGGTTGTGCCGGTAGAGACAGGTGGTGGTGTGAGGCAGGGTGAGCGAAAAGATTTAGTAGATGCGTTTGAAGGGTTGACGCTGCTTTTGTTTGGAGGTGAGGAAGAGGATCGTGGGATCGGACGTGGTGTAGCGATTCATGAGATCGCGGAGCTGGCTATTATCAGGCGACTGAATGCTCAGCCGTTACATTCACGTTGGTTTACAGATGGGATGGCGGAGGTTGTGACTTGGCTGGTTTTGAGAGATGTTTATGGCGAAGAGATGGCTCAGCAATGGGAGCGAGATACAGAGCTGTTTGGGGATATGCTCTCAGAGGTCGATTTGTTGCGATGGGAGAAAAAAGGTGCTCAGATTGAGACGAAGATCGAAACGATATCGCGTTTGGGGCAGGCAAGGTATGCGTTTGCAGGTGAGGAGTTCAGGCGGCTTGTCGATGTGTATGGGGAAGATGTGATTAAGCAGATTATTGGGAACGCTGTTGAGATGGGCGAGCAGCGGCAAGCGACGGATACGAGTTTGGTGGCCGCTGTAGAAGATGTGGATCCGGGTTTTGGTGAGCGTATGAAGCGATATATGAAGTATGAAGGCGGGCAGGAAGCAATGATAAAGGGTTACTGGGCTGAATTGCTGGAAGCGAGAAAGGATGAGCGGTGGGATGAGGCTGTCGCGGCATTTATGCACTTGAAAGAGCAACGTGATGAAGTTGTGCTGGATGATTATGCGAAGTTGGCAGAATTAATGCGGAATGGCGGGCGAGGGCAAGAGGCAGAACAGGGGATGCTTAAGTTGCTGAAAGGGGTGAAAGGTGAGAAGAACAAGGCGAATGTGGGGCGGATATTGATACGGTTTTACTTGCAGAATAATGAGAATGGTAAAGCGGCAGAGTTGTCAGATTTGGTGCTGACGGTGTATCCGGATGATGAGGTTGCATTGCTGGGGCGGGTATTAAAGATGATGAGGTTGAATAAATATAATCAGGCGATACTGACGGCTGAGCGCTTAAAGCGTGTGGCGAAGCCTGATAGCCGGGCATACGAGATCGCAGAGAGTGCGGAAATATGGATTCATGAGAATGTAGGTTTGGTTAACCAGAGGTGA